From a single Raphanus sativus cultivar WK10039 chromosome 3, ASM80110v3, whole genome shotgun sequence genomic region:
- the LOC130510012 gene encoding delta-1-pyrroline-5-carboxylate synthase A-like yields the protein IDKVLRGLRVGTLFHQDARLWAPVTDSTARDMAVAARESSRKLQALSSEDRKQILYSVADALEANEETIRAENELDVAAAQEAGLEESMVARLVMTPAKILSLAASVRKLADMEDPIGRVLKKTEVAEGLVLEKTSSPLGVLLIVFESRPDALVQIASLAIRSGNGLLLKGGKEARRSNAILHKVITDAIPETVGGKLIGLVTSREEIPDLLKLDDVIDLVIPRGSNKLVSQIKSTTKIPVLGHADGICHVYVDKACNLDMAKRIVSDSKLDYPAACNAMETLLVHKDLEQNAVLNELIFVLQNNGVTLYGGPKASTILNIPEARSFNHEYCSKACTVEVVEDVYAAIDHIHRHGSAHTDCIVTEDPEVAELFLRQVDSAAVFHNASTRFSDGFRFGLGAEVGISTGRIHARGPVGVEGLLTTRWIMRGKGQVVDGDNGIAYTHQDIPI from the exons ATAGACAAAGTCCTCAGAGGACTCCGTGTTGGAACCTTGTTCCATCAAGATGCTCGTTTATGGGCTCCGGTCACAGACTCCACTGCTCGTGACATGGCAGTTGCTGCAAGGGAGAGTTCCAGAAAGCTTCAGGCCTTATCTTCAGAAGATAGGAAACAGATTCTGTATAGTGTCGCCGATGCTCTTGAAGCAAATGAGGAAACAATCAGAGCTGAGAATGAATTAGATGTAGCTGCTGCACAAGAAGCTGGACTTGAAGAGTCAATGGTGGCACGCTTAGTTATGACACCTGCCAAG ATCTTGAGCCTTGCAGCTTCAGTCCGTAAGCTAGCTGATATGGAAGATCCAATAGGCCGTGTTTTAAAGAAAACTGAG GTGGCAGAGGGTCTTGTTTTAGAGAAGACCTCATCTCCATTAGGCGTACTCCTGATTGTTTTTGAGTCTCGACCTGATGCACTTGTCCAG ATAGCTTCACTTGCCATTCGTAGTGGAAACGGTCTTCTACTGAAGGGTGGAAAGGAGGCTCGGCGATCAAATGCTATCTTACACAAG GTGATCACTGATGCAATTCCAGAGACTGTCGGTGGTAAACTCATCGGACTTGTGACTTCAAGGGAAGAGATTCCTGATTTGCTCAAG CTTGATGATGTTATTGATCTTGTGATCCCAAGAGGCAGCAACAAGCTTGTTTCCCAGATAAAAAGTACTACAAAAATCCCTGTGCTAGGTCATGCAG ATGGAATCTGCCATGTATACGTCGACAAGGCATGTAATCTGGATATGGCAAAGCGCATAGTCTCTGATTCAAAGTTGGATTATCCTGCAGCCTGTAATGCGATG GAAACGCTTCTTGTGCATAAGGATCTAGAGCAGAATGCTGTGCTCAATGAGCTTATATTTGTTCTACAGAACAATG GAGTCACTTTGTATGGTGGACCAAAGGCAAGTACAATACTGAACATACCAGAAGCACGGTCGTTCAATCATGAGTACTGTTCCAAGGCTTGCACCGTTGAAGTTGTTGAAGACGTTTATGCTGCTATTGATCACATTCACCGACATGGGAG TGCACACACAGACTGCATTGTGACAGAGGATCCTGAAGTTGCAGAGCTATTCCTTCGCCAAGTGGACAG TGCTGCTGTGTTCCACAACGCAAGCACAAGATTCTCTGATGGTTTTAGATTTGGACTTGGTGCTGAGGTGGGAATAAGCACAGGCAGGATCCATGCCCGTGGTCCAGTCGGAGTTGAAGGATTACTTACAACAAGATG GATAATGCGGGGAAAAGGACAAGTTGTGGATGGAGACAATGGGATTGCTTACACCCATCAAGACATTCCCATCTAA
- the LOC130509064 gene encoding mannose-1-phosphate guanylyltransferase 1: MKALILVGGFGTRLRPLTLSFPKPLVDFANKPMILHQIEALKAVGVDEVVLAINYQPEVMLNFLKDFEAKLEIKITCSQETEPMGTAGPLALARDKLVDGSGEPFFVLNSDVISEYPLKEMIEFHKAHGGEASIMVTKVDEPSKYGVVVMDETTGKVEKFVEKPKLFVGNKINAGIYLLNPSVLDKIELRPTSIEKETFPKIAAAQGLYAMVLPGFWMDIGQPKDYITGLRLYLDSLRKKSPAKLTTGAHIVGNVLVDETAKIGEGCLIGPDVAIGPGCVVESGVRLSRCTVMRGARIKKHACVSSSIVGWHSTVGQWARIENMTILGEDVHVGDEIYTNGGVVLPHKEIKSNILKPEIVM, encoded by the exons ATGAAGGCTCTCATTCTTGTTGGAGGGTTCGGGACTCGCTTGAGACCATTGACTCTCAGTTTCCCAAAGCCCCTTGTTGACTTTGCTAACAAACCCATGATCCTTCATCAG ATAGAGGCACTCAAGGCAGTTGGAGTTGACGAAGTGGTTTTGGCCATCAATTACCAACCAGAGGTGATGCTTAACTTCTTGAAGGACTTTGAGGCAAAGCTCGAAATCAAAATCACTTGCTCACAAGAGACTGAGCCTATGGGCACGGCTGGTCCTCTGGCTCTAGCTAGAGACAAACTGGTTGATGGATCTGGCGAGCCCTTCTTTGTCCTCAACAGTGATGTGATCAGTGAGTACCCTCTCAAAGAGATGATTGAGTTTCACAAAGCTCACGGTGGTGAAGCCTCCATTATGGTGACAAAG GTTGATGAACCGTCCAAGTATGGAGTTGTTGTCATGGATGAAACTACAGGAAAAGTTGAGAAGTTTGTGGAGAAGCCAAAACTGTTTGTAGGCAACAAGATCAACGCTGGGATTTACCTTCTGAACCCATCGGTTCTCGACAAGATTGAGCTAAGACCAACGTCAATCGAGAAAGAGACCTTCCCCAAGATTGCTGCAGCTCAAGGGCTCTACGCCATGGTGCTACCTGGATTCTGGATGGACATTGGACAACCCAAGGACTACATAACGGGCCTGAGACTCTACTTAGACTCTCTGAGGAAGAAATCTCCTGCCAAGCTGACCACTGGTGCACACATCGTTGGGAATGTTCTGGTGGATGAAACTGCTAAGATTGGGGAAGGGTGTTTGATAGGACCAGACGTGGCCATTGGTCCAGGCTGCGTTGTTGAGTCAGGGGTGAGGCTTTCGCGGTGCACGGTCATGCGTGGGGCAAGGATTAAGAAGCATGCGTGTGTCTCGAGCAGTATCGTAGGGTGGCACTCAACGGTTGGGCAGTGGGCTAGGATTGAGAACATGACGATCTTGGGGGAAGATGTTCATGTTGGGGATGAGATATACACCAATGGAGGGGTTGTTTTGCCACACAAGGAGATCAAATCCAACATCTTGAAGCCAGAGATAGTTATGTGA